A window from Toxoplasma gondii ME49 chromosome IX, whole genome shotgun sequence encodes these proteins:
- a CDS encoding hypothetical protein (encoded by transcript TGME49_291070), translated as MRPPKSRILSQHNLVILGTMGHSSRYSLGGMLRSSRLTLEGTWKNTLVRSFFSEEQLDELDLSEEEIADYMIKHIVPFVKSHIVDAIKVRDENFDQFVADRLAEQGVVPKEQQEKIKKVMQAMAAAKVQITDQTDTLEEQQSKIADLTRKLEAATRYLEEKAATLEKQVIEKEAWKVEQELKDEAKFPKYAVDALRDLEEEIAMPTNDDDDDDEEEKEDSSSQISSPTEATAKAGEYSPTSKKMQEILKDGMTEIQELLRKLLANVSVQHIPQ; from the exons ATGCGCCCCCCAAAATCTCGTATTTTGTCTCAACATAACCTCGTTATCCTTGGAACGATGGGGCATTCAAGTCGGTATTCTCTTGGCGGAATGCTTCGCTCCTCCAGGCTGACCTTGGAGGGTACTTGGAAGAACACGCTTGTCCgatccttcttctccgaagAGCAACTGGATGAGCTCGATCTTTCTGAGGAAGAAATTGCAGACTACATGATTAAACATATTGTGCCGTTTGTTAAGTCACATATAGTTGACGCAATAAAGGTTCGGGACGAGAACTTCGACCAGTTTGTCGCAGACAGACTTGCTGAGCAGGGAGTTGTCCCAAAGGAACAGCAAGAGAAGATCAAGAAAGTCATGCAGGCCATGGCTGCGGCAAAGGTTCAGATCACTGACCAA ACAGATACTTTGGAAGAACAGCAAAGCAAAATAGCTGACCTCACCCGGAAGCTCGAGGCGGCCACGCGATATCTGGAAGAGAAAGCTGCAACTCTGGAGAAGCAAGTCATCGAGAAGGAGGCATGGAAAGTAGAGCAG GAGTTGAAAGATGAGGCCAAATTTCCAAAGTATGCGGTCGATGCCCTAAGGgacctcgaagaagaaattgCCATGCCGACGAACGACGACGATGACGAtgatgaagaggagaaagaagattcGTCCTCACAGATATCCTCTCCGACGGAAGCAACGGCAAAAGCTGGCGAATATTCCCCTACCTcgaagaagatgcaggaAATTCTTAAGGACGGCATGACAGAGATCCAAGAATTGCTGAGGAAACTCCTGGCCAATGTGAGCGTACAACACATCCCGCAATGA